AAGCCGGAAAAGGAAGCGAAGAAGAAGGAGTAGGGTCCCACGCGACTCATCGTCGGACTGGGGAATCCGGGGCGCCGGTACGCCTCGACGCTCCACAACGCGGGGTTCCTGGCGATCGACCGGATCGCCGAATCGCTGGGAGTGCGGTGGCGCGCGGCCGCCGCGGCTTCGCTGGGAACCGCCGAGATCGGTGGGCGGCAGGTCGTCCTCGCCAAGCCGATGACGTTCATGAACCTGTCCGGCGACGCGGTGGCTCCGCTCTACCGGAAGCACGCCGACGGCCCGGGGGATCTGGTGGTCCTGCACGACGACCTCGATCTGCCGGTCGGGGCGGTGCGGCTCAAGCGTGGCGGTGGGACGGGCGGCCACAACGGACTGCGCTCCCTCAAGGAACGTCTCGGGACCGCCGATTTCTTGAGGATCCGCGTGGGGATCGGGCGGCCCCCCGCGGGGGTTGACCCGGCCGACTACGTCCTGACCCCCCCGGCTCCCGAGCTCGGGGGGGCGTTCGACGCGGCGGTCGCCGCCGCCGGCGAGGCGTTCGCCGACATCGCCAGGCTTGGTTTCGACAAGGCCATGACGCGCTGGAACGCGAAGGCGCGCGAGGACAATAAGGTTTGCAAGGCCCCGCCGGAATCCCCGGGGGGAAACATACTCCTTGCTCCCGGCACATTGTCCGGGGGCTCGATCAGCCGAAAGGAGGCAAGATCGCAAGATGACACTGAAGAGGTATGAAACCGCCATCCTGTTCGACCCCGAACTCCCGGAGGACGCGAGGAAAGAGTTCCTCGTAAAACTCTCCGGGATCGTCGCCAGCTTCAAGGGCGAGGTGCTGAAGACCGACGACTGGGGGAATCGCAAACTCGCCTACCCGATCAAGAAGAAATCCAACGCCTTCTACACCTTCCTCCTCTACACCGGGAACCGCGGCGTCGTCGAAGAGGTGGAGCGCAACATCAAGATCTTCGAGGGAATTCTCCGGCACCTGACCACCCTGCACACTG
The window above is part of the Deltaproteobacteria bacterium genome. Proteins encoded here:
- the pth gene encoding aminoacyl-tRNA hydrolase; amino-acid sequence: MGNPGRRYASTLHNAGFLAIDRIAESLGVRWRAAAAASLGTAEIGGRQVVLAKPMTFMNLSGDAVAPLYRKHADGPGDLVVLHDDLDLPVGAVRLKRGGGTGGHNGLRSLKERLGTADFLRIRVGIGRPPAGVDPADYVLTPPAPELGGAFDAAVAAAGEAFADIARLGFDKAMTRWNAKAREDNKVCKAPPESPGGNILLAPGTLSGGSISRKEARSQDDTEEV
- the rpsF gene encoding 30S ribosomal protein S6 encodes the protein MTLKRYETAILFDPELPEDARKEFLVKLSGIVASFKGEVLKTDDWGNRKLAYPIKKKSNAFYTFLLYTGNRGVVEEVERNIKIFEGILRHLTTLHTAELKPKVEAAAPPAGDAPADSGTPASGTPAPETPASETPASETPQTPAAPAEA